The Candidatus Poribacteria bacterium genome includes the window CCCACAAATCTGGAATTGTTGTTGAGCGAGTATCAACGTGAATCTTCCGAATCGACCCTTGAGATGGTCACCAACACCCTTGACAAGATGGCGCATGGTGGAATGTATGATCAGATTGGTGGCGGTTTCCACCGTTACTCGGTTGATGCTAAGTGGCTTGTGCCGCATTTTGAGAAGATGCTGTATGACAACGCCCTACTCGCGAAAGTATACCTGCAAACCTATCAGCTCACGAAAACCCTGCTCTACCGACGGATCGCTGAGGAGATTTTCAGTTTCGTTTCACGAGAGATGACATCTGCCGAGGGTGGTTTCTACTCAGCACTGGATGCGGAAGTGGATGCGGAAGAGGGCAAATCCTATATCTGGACAAAAGAACAGATTCAAGAGGTCCTTGGGAAAAAGGATGCCAAGCTATTCATGCAGGTTTATGGGGTGGAGGAAGGGCCCAACTTTGAAGGCGGGACCAATATCCTTTACCTTCCCGTCCCCCTTTCAAGTGTAGCGAAATCACTCAAAAAGTCGGAGGAGGACCTCCACAGCCAACTTGCACCGCTCAAGGCAAAACTACTCGCGGCGCGGGATCAGAGGAAACAACCCCTGCTCGATACGAAAGTGATCACAAGCTGGAACGGCTTAATGATTGATGCGTTTGCCTACGGCTACGAAGTGCTCGGCGATAAACGGTATCGTGACGCGGCGGAGAAGGCTGCCCGGTTTAACCTGAAACATCTTCGGACCGCTGACGGACAACTGATGCGGACCTACAGGGATGGTGTTGCCAAATATAACGGCTATCTCGACGATTATGCCTTCCTCGTTCGTGGTTTACTGGGTCTGCATCAGGCAACGGGCAAAGAGACTTGGTTGAATGAAGCAAAGTCCTTGACCGAGACAATGAGTCAACTATTTTGGGACGACAAAAACGGCGGTTTTTACTTCACGCTTGCCAACCAAAAACATCTGGTTGTACGCACCAAGAATCCTTACGACTCTGCTCTCCCATCGGGGAATGCCGTAGCAGCCAATAACCTGCTCACCATCGCCCAACACGTTGGCGAAAAGGATTATCTGGATAAGGCGGAAAAAACGCTTCAAAACTTCGCGGGCATGATGGGACAGTCGCCCGGCGCTTTTATGCACATGCTTTTTGCTACAAATCGCTATCTTTCGACGGATTGGACCAAAGTCGGAGTAGCACCCCAAGCAGAGTCACACCAATTCGGTTTGAACACAGAGAGAATAGGCGAGATCAACCTCTTCGGGCTGCCGAAAGCCCCGGTGGATTTACCTTCAGAGGACGAACTGTTGGCGATTGCAGCCTCCATACCCTCGACGGGGGACATCGTCCCCGGAAACGCCTTTGATGTAGAGGTGAAGGTTGAACTCGCTGAAGGGTGGCATATCAACGCCAATCCCTCTTCGTGGGATCTGCTGATCCCGACAACTGTGTCCGTCAGTCCCGACGCTTCCGTCGAAATCGTGTCGGTCACATACCCCAAGGGGAAACCGTTCCACGCAGATTGGAAAGAGACTCCAATTTCCATCTATGAAGGCGATGTCACGATCAAAATGACATTGCAGTTGAAGCCGGGTGAAACAATCGAAAAAGCGTTTCCGTTGAAGATAAGTGTTCGCTATCAAGCGTGTGATGCGCACCGGTGCACCCCGCCGTCAACCGCAACAATCCCGCTCTGGGTGAACACTTACGAGAAAAGTTCCAACTAACATATATCAGGTGAGCGTGTGTAAATCGGACGATTTACCGTGCGAACCCCTAACCCAACTATAGGAGGTTACTATGGATCTAGGATTGGCAGGAAAGGTTGCCGTCATCACAGGCGGTAGTGAAGGCATTGGCAAGGGCATCGCCCAACGGCTCTGCGAAGAGGGCGCGAAGGTCGCGATCTGCGCTCGTCGTGAGGATGTCTTGGAAGAGGCAGCACAAGAGATTAGGGACGCAACGGGCGGCGAAGTGCTCGCAGTCGCTGCCGATGTGACAATCGCCGGAACACTCGAAAATTTTATCAGCCAAACGGTTGATAAGTACGGAAAGATCGATATTTTGGTCAATAACGCGGGCAAATCTGCGGGCGGAAATTTTGAACAGGTCACCGATGCGGAATGGTATGAGGATCTCGATCTCAAGTTGATGGGAGCGGTGCGCTGTGCGCGGTTGGCTATCCCTCACATGAGACCAACCGGTGGCGGACGCATTATCAATGTCACGCACCCCGGTGGCAAACAGCCGGACGCAGGCTCTGTCCCAACCTCTGTCAGTCGAGCGGCAGGCATTGCGATGACAAAAGCGCTCTCCAAAGAGTTGCTCGCCGACAAGATTCTCGTCAACACGGTTTGCTTGACCTCGATCAAGAGTGCGCAGGGTGAACGTTCTTGGAGAGCGGATGGCTCGCCCGGCACAATTGACGAGTATTGGGAAGCAAGGGGAGCGGAGCATCCGCTCGGTCGCTTGGGCGAACCGACTGAGGTCGGCGATCTCGTGGCTTTCCTCGTCTCAGATCGGGCTTCATACATAACGGGGACAGCGATCAATATTGATGGAGGCTTGTCAGCGGTTGTTTAGGAACTTTCGGCACTAGCTGGTGAGGTGTCGTTGCTGCGTTGTTCAAGAGTTCATCGGTTCATTGGTTCATTGAGACATTAATGAACTAGTGAACCGATGAACCAAATATGTTTCACGTTTCATAGACAGACAACTCTGTTATACACAAAAAACTCATAATGACTTATTGCAAATTTTATCAAAATCTTCCAATCTAAACCCCCGTCTTTTAATGCGGTGATACAGATTGGCTCCTTGTGTCAACGTCTACAAACNNNNNNNNNNNNNNNNNNNNNNNNNNNNNNNNNNNNNNNNNNNNNNNNNNNNNNNNNNNNNNNNNNNNNNNNNNNNNNNNNNGTTCGCCGTCCAATCCTTGTTGATAGCGCAATTCGATTCCTAAAGAATCCAAATCCTTTAGGTTTTGGAGTATGTCAACCTCTGTACAGGTGCTCCCCTACTTGATAACCAACATCCGCCGCGTGGCGGAATAATCCCCGGCAGACAGGTGATAGAAATACACACCGCTTGCCACCCGCTCACCTAGTTCGTTTGTGCCCTCCCAGTAGATTGCTTTCGACCGACTCTCGTAGGCAGACGCAATCTGATGCCCAACATCAAACCTACGGACGACTCGACCGCTCCCATCATAGATGGTCAGGGTGACAAAAGCGTCCTCCGCTAACCGATACGGTATCCACGTTTCCGGGTTAAACGGATTCGGATAGTTGGACAACAGTTCCGTCTCCTTTGGTGTTAGGAATACCAAAAGTTGTTCAAGTACCATAATCCCCCTCTTCATGATTGGATCGCTAACCTCCAGAGACCGTGCGTCGGTCAACCACTGCCTCACCTCTACCGCTGTGAGCATCTCAGATGCTTGTAGATGCGCTGAAGGTGCGGCTGCTGTCTGCCCAAACATACCCGCAACAAAGACCAAATCCAGAATGTTGACCACCCCATCGCCATTGGGATCAGGGGAGGATTGACCGAGGCTGTTGGCGACGTGCACCAAGTCTAAGATGTTGACACTCCCATCACCGTTGACATCGGCGGGGTTTTTAGCTTTGAGATAGATTTCACCGTCAAGGTCAGGTAGCAAGTGGGTGACGGATGCAGCTGTGCTTCCCCTATCGGATACAGAGGTCGCAGATGACGGCAGCGTGATTGTCTGAGATTCCCCACTCCGGTTATAAACCGCCCAACCGTTGGTGAACTCGCGGATATACAAGCTCTCAATATCTTCTTGATAGCGCTGCGCTGTGGGTCCAACAGGTCGTCCGAGATCGGTATCCCAGAAATCATACCAGAAGTGCTCTTGGGCAAAGCGTCCTGTAGTATACAACGTGTATCCATCAGAAAGGGTAAGGCTCATTGTGGTGAATAAACGCATGAAACGACGATTCGTTGGGCTATCTGCCGGCTCAGTGGGAATCCCCTCGCCCCTCAAGCAGTTAATTCGTGGTTCTCTTACGTTTGCTTCATACCATAGGAGCGCATCTTCAATTTCAGCAAGTGTTTTGTTTTGGTAAACATCGTAGCCATCACGACCCGTTTCCATGAAACCGCCATTGATATAGGAACCTGTGATTGGGAGTTTAGCCCAATTTGAATTGCAAAGAATCAGAAAATCGTCAGGGACATTAGCACGAATCCTTTGAATCATTGAGACCCGTGCTTCTAGCTCTTGCTCGAAGGTTCTATAGTATTGGCGTTCCGATTCTTCCAGAGAATAATCCACAAGCACAGGCCCCGCATCAGATCAGCCCCCGTCGAACATGATACCGTCATATAACCCACACTGTGCCACGGAAATCGCTTGTTGAACAATGACGTCTTGAACGGCGGGCTGTGTGAAATCAATAAAGGAACCAGTCTTAGCGGGATCACGCGAGGTTTTGATACGGTTTCCATTTTCGTCTCTCAGCCAGCCGAACCAATCTTCGGGGTAGTGGCCATGTCCATCTTCGGGGTAGTGGCCACTTCCAGCACTCCGTAATCGTAGGTCAACGAGGAAAATCATATTCGGATTTTTGGCGAGGAGTTCCTCCCGCTTGGCTATTGCACGATCTACCTCACCTACCAGTCGATCCCACGGTGACCGCACGTCGAAACGGAGGTCAAAAGGAAGGCCCATCCCCCAAAGATCGTGATATGCAAGGCGGTCTTCGTATGATAATGCAGTCAGATTCACTGTTGCATCACCAAAGAGTTGAACAATAGATGGAAACGTCCGACTTTGGATTCGGTCTTGAATCGGAGGATCTGGCAGCGCACACTCCTCATCGCGTCGAAGTATGTGAAACGATATCCCTTGAATTGGACTAAAATCGACAATCAGATTCTTCTGGATTCTCAGTTCTTCTAGTGCCGTTAAATTGGCAAGGGGACCTACATCCACAATCCGATTCTCAGCTAAATCAAGAAATCTCAGCTTTGTCAGGTTCGTAAGCGGCGTAATATCTGTTAACTCACACAGCGCAAGCCCTAACCCTTCTAACTGTGTGAGGTTTGAAACGATTGAAAGGTCCTGTATCGGTATCTCGGCAAGGTCGAGGCGTTGGAGTGAAACGATGCCGGACAAGGGGGACAAATCGGAAATTGGATTGACTGAAAGGTATAGAACCTCCAAGTTTGTCAACCCTCTCAATGGAGTGATGTCTCGGACTTGATTTCTTTCGAGGAATATCTCTCTCACACGAATCGCATATTCCAACCCGGTAAGATCTTTTATTTCGGCATCCCTGGCAATAAGTTTGTCTAATAGTAGCATCTCCTGCTGGGTAATCGCAGCTTCAGATGACAACCCCAATTCCTGACGGATAGCCCGCTCCAAATTAGGATCAGGGATCTCCACAACTTGGGCGGTGGCACGCTTATCATCAAAATCCCTAAACTGTATCTGAATGTCTTAAATCGAATCATCGTTAATCCCCCTTAGGTTATAATGTTCGTGGCTCATGTCAAAAGAAAGTGCAGAATAGCTCAGAGAAACCGAGTTTTGAAGAAAAAACTCGGTTTCTTTGCAAGATTTCTTTACATGAGCGAACCGCTCTACCGATTAAAATACTCCAAAAACCTCAAAAAGAAACCCTGTGACAAGTCAATCCCGCTTACTGCCGTACAATCACCCCCCGCGCTTCTAACGCGGGAATATAAGGGTTATCCACCAGCGGCTTCAAATCAACAATCATATTATGCTGGAGATATAACTTTTCTATCTATGGTAGATTTTAGAATTAATTGGACACTTCCAATCGGCGAGGTTGGAAACCTCGCCTACCGGGGAGCGAAAGTGGTTAGCAAACCTCGTCTACCGGGGAGGGAAAAATCCGGGCATCACCCCGGTAGGTGCGGTTTCTAACCGCACCGCATCGGCGCAGTTGGAAACAGCGCCTACCAAACGGGAGACTGGACAGCGCAGTTGGAAACAGCGCCTACCAAACATGGGGAGCGAAAGGGTCTATTTATTTTTAGAATTCACCATAAATTAAATTTGCCAAAGGCGTAATATCGCGGATCTGGTTGTTTTGAAGAGAAAGCTCTTTTATGATAGATTTTAGAATTAATTGGACACTCCAAATGCACAGCCAACCCCCTAAATCCCCCTTATCAGGGGGACTTTGGAAACTGCGCGTAGGTTAGAGTTATTGGT containing:
- a CDS encoding DUF255 domain-containing protein, which encodes MRLSLIFSLMYLCIIGSSLGGTVYAAEDSHPHEAALKNPDGTWKWANALIGETSPYLLLHAHNPVDWYPWGPEALDRAKAENRPIFLSVGYSTCYWCHVMERKVFSDPEIADQMNALFINIKVDREERPDIDEIYMTATQIMTGSGGWPNSVFLTPDLLPFFGGTYFPPEDSRGRPGFPRVLNALHEVWTNQQAEVIAQAEKITEVIIQATAAAPASIGEAPLDRKLISAAVKALRSRYDATHGGFGGAPKFPSPTNLELLLSEYQRESSESTLEMVTNTLDKMAHGGMYDQIGGGFHRYSVDAKWLVPHFEKMLYDNALLAKVYLQTYQLTKTLLYRRIAEEIFSFVSREMTSAEGGFYSALDAEVDAEEGKSYIWTKEQIQEVLGKKDAKLFMQVYGVEEGPNFEGGTNILYLPVPLSSVAKSLKKSEEDLHSQLAPLKAKLLAARDQRKQPLLDTKVITSWNGLMIDAFAYGYEVLGDKRYRDAAEKAARFNLKHLRTADGQLMRTYRDGVAKYNGYLDDYAFLVRGLLGLHQATGKETWLNEAKSLTETMSQLFWDDKNGGFYFTLANQKHLVVRTKNPYDSALPSGNAVAANNLLTIAQHVGEKDYLDKAEKTLQNFAGMMGQSPGAFMHMLFATNRYLSTDWTKVGVAPQAESHQFGLNTERIGEINLFGLPKAPVDLPSEDELLAIAASIPSTGDIVPGNAFDVEVKVELAEGWHINANPSSWDLLIPTTVSVSPDASVEIVSVTYPKGKPFHADWKETPISIYEGDVTIKMTLQLKPGETIEKAFPLKISVRYQACDAHRCTPPSTATIPLWVNTYEKSSN
- a CDS encoding SDR family oxidoreductase, encoding MDLGLAGKVAVITGGSEGIGKGIAQRLCEEGAKVAICARREDVLEEAAQEIRDATGGEVLAVAADVTIAGTLENFISQTVDKYGKIDILVNNAGKSAGGNFEQVTDAEWYEDLDLKLMGAVRCARLAIPHMRPTGGGRIINVTHPGGKQPDAGSVPTSVSRAAGIAMTKALSKELLADKILVNTVCLTSIKSAQGERSWRADGSPGTIDEYWEARGAEHPLGRLGEPTEVGDLVAFLVSDRASYITGTAINIDGGLSAVV
- a CDS encoding T9SS type A sorting domain-containing protein — encoded protein: MIQRIRANVPDDFLILCNSNWAKLPITGSYINGGFMETGRDGYDVYQNKTLAEIEDALLWYEANVREPRINCLRGEGIPTEPADSPTNRRFMRLFTTMSLTLSDGYTLYTTGRFAQEHFWYDFWDTDLGRPVGPTAQRYQEDIESLYIREFTNGWAVYNRSGESQTITLPSSATSVSDRGSTAASVTHLLPDLDGEIYLKAKNPADVNGDGSVNILDLVHVANSLGQSSPDPNGDGVVNILDLVFVAGMFGQTAAAPSAHLQASEMLTAVEVRQWLTDARSLEVSDPIMKRGIMVLEQLLVFLTPKETELLSNYPNPFNPETWIPYRLAEDAFVTLTIYDGSGRVVRRFDVGHQIASAYESRSKAIYWEGTNELGERVASGVYFYHLSAGDYSATRRMLVIK
- a CDS encoding leucine-rich repeat domain-containing protein, producing MSSEAAITQQEMLLLDKLIARDAEIKDLTGLEYAIRVREIFLERNQVRDITPLRGLTNLEVLYLSVNPISDLSPLSGIVSLQRLDLAEIPIQDLSIVSNLTQLEGLGLALCELTDITPLTNLTKLRFLDLAENRIVDVGPLANLTALEELRIQKNLIVDFSPIQGISFHILRRDEECALPDPPIQDRIQSRTFPSIVQLFGDATVNLTALSYEDRLAYHDLWGMGLPFDLRFDVRSPWDRLVGEVDRAIAKREELLAKNPNMIFLVDLRLRSAGSGHYPEDGHGHYPEDWFGWLRDENGNRIKTSRDPAKTGSFIDFTQPAVQDVIVQQAISVAQCGLYDGIMFDGG